One stretch of Streptomyces sp. A2-16 DNA includes these proteins:
- a CDS encoding prephenate dehydrogenase encodes MRTALVIGTGLIGTSAALALAARGVTVHLADHDPEQAVTAAALGAGTDEAPEAPVDLAIVAAPPAHVAGVLADAMRRGVARGYIDVASVKGGPRRELEALGLDLSPYIGTHPMSGREKSGPLAASADLFEGRPWVLTPTRDTDTEVLNLALELVSHCRAVPVVMDADAHDRAVALVSHMPHLVSSMVAARLEHAEEAAVRLCGQGIRDVTRIAASDPGMWIDILSANPGPVADLLTDVAGDLEETVRALRALQSADESKRLEGTSGIQDMLRRGNAGQVRVPGKHGSAPRVYEVVAVLIDDQPGQLARIFADAGRAGVNIEDVRIEHATGQQAGLVQLMVEPSAAPVLSASLRERGWAIRQ; translated from the coding sequence GTGAGGACCGCACTCGTCATCGGCACCGGGCTCATCGGCACGTCCGCCGCCCTGGCGCTGGCGGCCCGGGGAGTCACCGTTCACCTTGCCGACCACGATCCCGAGCAGGCCGTCACCGCGGCCGCGCTGGGCGCCGGCACGGACGAGGCCCCGGAGGCGCCGGTGGACCTCGCGATCGTGGCCGCGCCGCCCGCGCACGTGGCCGGCGTGCTCGCCGACGCCATGCGCAGGGGAGTCGCCCGCGGCTACATCGACGTGGCCAGCGTCAAGGGCGGGCCGCGCCGGGAGCTGGAGGCGCTGGGGCTCGACCTGTCCCCGTACATCGGCACCCATCCGATGTCCGGGCGGGAGAAGTCCGGGCCGCTGGCCGCCTCCGCGGACCTCTTCGAGGGACGGCCCTGGGTGCTGACGCCCACCCGGGACACCGACACCGAGGTGCTGAACCTCGCCCTGGAACTGGTCTCGCACTGCCGCGCGGTCCCGGTGGTCATGGACGCCGACGCCCACGACCGTGCCGTGGCGCTCGTCTCGCACATGCCCCACCTGGTGTCCAGCATGGTCGCCGCGCGTCTCGAGCACGCCGAGGAGGCCGCCGTACGACTGTGCGGGCAGGGGATCCGGGACGTGACCCGGATCGCCGCGTCCGACCCCGGGATGTGGATCGACATCCTCTCCGCGAACCCCGGGCCGGTGGCCGATCTGCTCACCGATGTCGCCGGGGACCTGGAGGAGACGGTGCGGGCGCTGCGGGCGTTGCAGTCCGCGGACGAGTCGAAGCGGCTGGAGGGCACGTCCGGGATCCAGGACATGCTGCGGCGGGGGAACGCCGGTCAGGTGCGGGTGCCCGGAAAGCACGGGTCCGCTCCCCGGGTGTACGAGGTCGTGGCCGTGCTCATCGACGACCAGCCGGGGCAGCTCGCCCGGATCTTCGCGGACGCGGGGCGTGCGGGTGTGAACATCGAGGACGTGCGGATCGAGCACGCGACCGGGCAGCAGGCGGGTCTGGTGCAGCTGATGGTCGAGCCGTCGGCCGCGCCCGTGCTGTCCGCCTCGCTGCGGGAACGGGGCTGGGCGATCCGGCAGTGA